In Sedimentibacter sp. MB31-C6, one genomic interval encodes:
- a CDS encoding KOW domain-containing RNA-binding protein — protein MELTTDLKIGQVVKSKAGRDKGRVFVICEKVDESYVLVCDGDLRKLKSPKKKKIKHLVIYNTVLTEFAEKLQNNKNLNDAFIRSILITYNNNASKEWRLSDQCPRKM, from the coding sequence TTGGAATTAACAACAGATTTAAAAATAGGTCAGGTAGTCAAATCCAAGGCAGGAAGAGACAAGGGTAGAGTTTTCGTAATTTGCGAAAAAGTTGATGAAAGTTATGTATTAGTATGTGATGGAGATCTTAGAAAATTAAAATCACCAAAAAAGAAAAAAATAAAACATTTAGTTATTTATAATACAGTATTGACAGAATTTGCTGAGAAATTACAAAATAACAAAAATCTAAATGATGCATTTATAAGAAGTATTCTTATTACTTATAATAATAATGCATCTAAAGAATGGAGGTTGAGTGATCAATGTCCAAGAAAGATGTAA
- the infA gene encoding translation initiation factor IF-1 has protein sequence MSKKDVIEVEGKVLEALPNAMFKVELQNGHQILAHISGKLRMNYIRILPGDTVAVELSPYDLTRGRITWRKK, from the coding sequence ATGTCCAAGAAAGATGTAATAGAAGTCGAAGGAAAAGTCCTAGAAGCACTGCCTAACGCTATGTTCAAAGTAGAGCTTCAAAATGGGCATCAGATTTTAGCGCATATTTCTGGAAAACTGAGGATGAATTATATCAGGATTTTACCGGGAGATACAGTAGCAGTTGAATTATCACCGTATGATTTGACTAGAGGAAGAATAACCTGGAGGAAAAAGTAA
- the rpmJ gene encoding 50S ribosomal protein L36: MKVRPSVKPICEKCKIIKRKGKVMVICENPKHKQKQG; the protein is encoded by the coding sequence ATGAAAGTAAGACCATCAGTTAAACCTATCTGCGAGAAATGTAAGATTATCAAAAGAAAAGGTAAAGTAATGGTAATCTGTGAAAATCCTAAACATAAGCAGAAACAAGGTTAA
- the rpsM gene encoding 30S ribosomal protein S13, which produces MARIAGVDLPRDKRVEVGLTYIFGIGRPTSNKILKAAGISPDTRVKDLTEDEVSKLRTEIDKHPVEGDLRREVALNIKRLKEINCYRGLRHKRGLPVRGQNTKNNARTRKGPKRVSGKKSK; this is translated from the coding sequence ATGGCCAGAATAGCTGGTGTTGATTTACCAAGAGATAAAAGAGTTGAAGTAGGTTTGACTTATATATTTGGTATTGGTAGACCAACTTCTAATAAAATACTCAAAGCTGCAGGGATTAGTCCTGACACTAGAGTAAAAGATTTAACAGAAGACGAAGTATCAAAATTAAGAACTGAAATAGATAAGCACCCTGTTGAAGGTGACTTAAGAAGAGAAGTAGCGTTAAATATTAAAAGATTGAAAGAAATTAACTGCTACAGAGGATTGAGACACAAAAGAGGATTGCCTGTCAGAGGACAAAATACAAAGAATAATGCAAGAACAAGAAAAGGTCCTAAGAGAGTTTCAGGAAAAAAATCTAAGTAA
- the rpsK gene encoding 30S ribosomal protein S11, giving the protein MAAKKQQKTRVRRKERKNIEKGQAHIKSTFNNTLVTLTDLQGNAIAWASSGQLGFKGSRKSTPYAASMVAEEAAKRAMEHGLKTVEVYVKGPGSGREAAIRSLQAAGLEVNLIKDVTPIPHNGCRPPKRRRV; this is encoded by the coding sequence GTGGCAGCTAAAAAACAACAAAAAACTAGAGTAAGAAGAAAAGAACGTAAAAACATTGAAAAAGGCCAGGCACATATTAAGTCTACTTTTAACAATACACTTGTAACTTTGACTGACTTGCAAGGAAATGCTATTGCATGGGCTAGTTCAGGACAATTAGGATTCAAAGGATCAAGAAAATCTACTCCATATGCTGCTTCAATGGTTGCTGAAGAAGCAGCTAAAAGAGCTATGGAACATGGCTTGAAAACAGTAGAAGTATATGTTAAGGGACCAGGCTCAGGACGAGAAGCAGCTATAAGATCTTTACAAGCAGCTGGACTTGAAGTTAATTTAATAAAAGATGTTACTCCAATACCACATAACGGTTGTAGACCACCAAAACGTAGAAGAGTATAA
- the rpsD gene encoding 30S ribosomal protein S4, translated as MARYTGPVCRICRREGLKLYLKGDRCYTDKCSIGRRNYAPGQHGQSNKKLTNHGMQLREKQKVRKYYGVLEGQFSEYYNMANKMSGKSGENLLKILELRLDNIIYRLGFASSRPEARQLVVHGHFTINGKKADIPSMILKVGDVIQVKEKSQSSAKFKAFVENHKGTAPQWLQVEPDNFTGRIVAEPAKEDIEIPIAEHLIVEWYSK; from the coding sequence ATGGCAAGATATACTGGACCTGTATGTAGAATTTGCAGAAGAGAAGGTTTAAAGTTATATTTGAAAGGTGATAGATGCTATACTGATAAATGTTCAATAGGCAGAAGAAATTATGCACCTGGACAACATGGACAAAGCAATAAAAAACTTACAAACCATGGAATGCAATTAAGAGAAAAACAAAAAGTTAGAAAATATTATGGTGTTTTAGAAGGCCAATTTAGCGAATATTATAATATGGCTAATAAAATGTCAGGTAAATCAGGTGAAAACCTACTTAAAATTTTAGAGCTAAGATTAGACAATATTATATATAGATTAGGTTTTGCAAGTTCAAGACCTGAAGCAAGACAATTGGTAGTTCATGGTCATTTTACTATTAATGGTAAAAAGGCTGATATTCCATCTATGATTCTTAAAGTTGGTGATGTTATTCAAGTAAAAGAAAAGAGCCAAAGTTCAGCAAAGTTTAAAGCTTTTGTAGAAAACCACAAAGGAACTGCGCCACAATGGCTTCAGGTAGAACCTGATAATTTTACTGGTAGAATAGTTGCTGAACCAGCAAAAGAAGATATAGAAATACCAATAGCAGAACATCTAATTGTTGAGTGGTACTCTAAATAA
- a CDS encoding DNA-directed RNA polymerase subunit alpha has translation MIEIEKPNITLNEKNDENTYGKIVVEPLERGYGTTLGNSLRRILLSSLPGAAVTSINIQGVLHEFSTIPGVREDVTEIILNIKNLAAKMNVQGPVQLLIDAKGPKVVTAGDIITGGDVEIINEDLHIATLEEGSELIIEMEMEQGRGYAVAERNKKENQSIGVIPIDSIFTPVKKVNFSVEDTRVGNRTDFDKLTIEIWTDGTIEPEEAVSLGAKILNEHLNLFISLTEHLNEVEIMIEKEEDEKEKVLEMTIEELDLSVRSYNCLKRAGINTVEELTYKTEEDMMKVRNLGKKSLDEVAKKLEELGLSLRKNDN, from the coding sequence ATGATAGAAATTGAAAAACCTAACATTACGTTAAATGAAAAAAATGATGAAAACACTTATGGAAAAATAGTAGTTGAACCACTTGAAAGAGGTTATGGAACAACACTTGGAAATTCACTCAGAAGAATACTTCTTTCATCATTGCCAGGAGCAGCTGTTACCTCTATAAACATTCAAGGTGTGTTGCATGAATTTTCAACTATACCTGGAGTTAGAGAAGATGTAACAGAAATAATTCTTAATATTAAGAATCTTGCTGCTAAAATGAATGTGCAGGGGCCTGTTCAACTATTAATAGATGCAAAAGGCCCTAAGGTAGTTACAGCAGGAGATATAATAACAGGTGGGGATGTTGAAATTATTAATGAAGACCTGCATATTGCTACTTTGGAAGAAGGTTCCGAACTCATAATAGAAATGGAAATGGAACAGGGAAGAGGCTATGCAGTAGCTGAAAGAAATAAAAAGGAAAACCAATCTATTGGAGTAATTCCTATTGATTCAATATTTACACCTGTTAAAAAGGTCAATTTCTCAGTTGAAGACACAAGAGTTGGTAATAGAACTGACTTTGACAAATTAACCATTGAAATATGGACTGATGGAACTATAGAACCTGAAGAAGCAGTTTCCCTAGGTGCGAAAATATTAAATGAACATCTAAACTTGTTTATATCATTAACAGAGCATCTTAATGAAGTAGAAATAATGATTGAAAAAGAAGAAGATGAAAAAGAGAAAGTTTTAGAAATGACTATAGAGGAACTTGATTTATCAGTTAGATCTTACAATTGTTTAAAGAGAGCTGGAATAAATACTGTTGAGGAGCTTACATACAAAACAGAGGAAGATATGATGAAAGTAAGAAACCTTGGCAAGAAATCTTTAGATGAAGTTGCAAAGAAACTTGAGGAATTAGGGTTATCTCTAAGAAAAAATGATAATTAG
- the rplQ gene encoding 50S ribosomal protein L17 produces MGSHRKLGFKTDHRVAMLRNMSADLINNGRIVTTVTRAKEVRRVAEKMITLGKRGDLHARRQALAYMYDKNAVYKLFEEVAPNYKDRNGGYTRILKLGPRKGDGAEMAIIELV; encoded by the coding sequence ATGGGTAGTCACAGAAAACTTGGTTTCAAGACTGACCATAGAGTAGCTATGTTGAGAAACATGTCTGCAGACCTAATTAATAATGGCAGAATTGTTACAACAGTAACAAGAGCTAAAGAAGTAAGAAGAGTTGCAGAAAAAATGATTACTCTTGGTAAAAGAGGAGACCTACATGCAAGACGTCAAGCATTAGCGTATATGTATGACAAAAATGCCGTATATAAGCTATTTGAAGAAGTTGCTCCTAACTACAAGGATAGAAATGGTGGATACACAAGAATTCTAAAATTGGGACCTCGCAAAGGCGATGGAGCAGAAATGGCTATAATTGAATTGGTATAA
- a CDS encoding energy-coupling factor transporter ATPase produces MMEDIINIENVKYKYNKEDVVYAVDGVCLKVKKGEFTAIIGHNGSGKSTLAKLINSILLPTEGKIYVKGMDTSDESKLWDIRQTAGMVFQNPDNQLVATIVEEDIAFGPENQGVESSEIRRRVDDALNAVGMYEFRKRPPHLLSGGQKQRVAIAGILALNSDCIILDEPTAMLDPSGRAEVMDTLKKLNEQGKTILLITHYMDEAVEADRVVIMDKGNIKLDGTPKEVFRNISEIKKFGLDVPQVTELAQELSKEGLNIPSDIVSIEELVDLLCQ; encoded by the coding sequence ATAATGGAAGATATAATTAATATAGAAAATGTTAAATATAAATATAACAAAGAAGATGTTGTATATGCTGTAGATGGAGTTTGTTTGAAAGTTAAAAAAGGTGAGTTTACTGCAATTATAGGTCATAATGGTTCTGGTAAATCAACATTGGCTAAACTTATTAACTCCATATTGCTTCCTACAGAAGGTAAAATATATGTTAAAGGTATGGATACCTCAGATGAAAGTAAATTATGGGATATAAGGCAAACTGCAGGGATGGTTTTTCAAAACCCTGATAATCAGTTAGTTGCAACTATAGTCGAAGAAGATATAGCTTTTGGTCCTGAAAATCAAGGAGTAGAGTCATCAGAAATCAGACGCAGAGTAGATGATGCTCTTAACGCAGTGGGAATGTATGAGTTTAGAAAAAGACCTCCACATTTATTATCAGGAGGTCAAAAACAAAGAGTTGCAATTGCAGGTATATTAGCATTGAACTCAGATTGTATAATTTTAGATGAGCCAACAGCTATGCTTGATCCATCAGGCAGAGCTGAGGTAATGGATACTTTAAAAAAGCTAAATGAACAAGGAAAAACAATACTTTTAATAACACATTATATGGATGAGGCAGTAGAAGCTGATAGAGTAGTTATAATGGATAAGGGTAATATAAAACTAGATGGTACACCTAAAGAAGTTTTTAGAAATATTAGTGAAATAAAAAAATTCGGGTTAGATGTACCTCAAGTTACTGAACTTGCTCAAGAATTAAGTAAAGAAGGGCTTAATATACCTTCTGATATAGTTAGTATAGAGGAACTGGTGGATTTATTATGTCAATAA
- a CDS encoding energy-coupling factor transporter ATPase has protein sequence MSIKAENIKYVYSEGTPFRTLALDNVNLEITEGDFLGIIGHTGSGKSTLIQLFNGLEKATEGRMLVNGTVIGEDKKKLSFIRQIVGLVFQYPEYQLFEETVEKDVAFGPMNLNLSQNEIDMRVKEALELVGFNYEKIKNASPFDLSGGQKRRVAIAGVLAMKPQYLILDEPTAGLDPAGRNEIFAQIKKLHEKANVTVVLVSHSMEDIAKLVKNVVVLYKGKIHMQGTPKEIYSRSEELKRIGLGVPQIAQIVNELRKRGFNIKADILSIDEAKTEILKEIRRKRNV, from the coding sequence ATGTCAATAAAAGCAGAAAATATTAAATATGTATATAGTGAGGGAACACCTTTTAGAACATTAGCTTTAGATAATGTTAACTTAGAGATAACAGAAGGAGATTTTTTAGGAATTATTGGACATACAGGTTCTGGGAAATCAACTCTTATACAGTTGTTTAACGGATTGGAAAAGGCAACTGAAGGAAGAATGTTAGTTAATGGTACAGTAATAGGTGAAGATAAGAAAAAACTAAGTTTTATACGTCAAATAGTAGGGCTTGTTTTTCAATACCCAGAATATCAGCTTTTTGAAGAAACTGTAGAAAAAGATGTTGCCTTTGGACCAATGAATCTTAATTTATCACAGAATGAAATTGATATGAGGGTAAAGGAAGCTTTAGAGTTAGTAGGGTTTAATTATGAAAAAATAAAGAATGCTTCTCCTTTTGACTTATCTGGAGGACAAAAAAGAAGAGTTGCAATTGCTGGTGTATTAGCAATGAAACCTCAATATTTGATATTAGATGAACCTACTGCAGGGTTAGATCCTGCTGGTAGGAATGAAATATTTGCTCAAATTAAAAAACTCCATGAAAAAGCTAATGTTACTGTAGTATTAGTTTCTCATAGCATGGAGGATATTGCAAAACTTGTAAAAAATGTTGTAGTTTTATACAAGGGCAAAATTCATATGCAAGGTACACCAAAAGAAATTTATTCTAGGTCAGAAGAACTTAAAAGAATAGGTCTTGGGGTTCCCCAGATTGCACAAATTGTAAATGAACTTAGAAAAAGGGGATTCAATATAAAGGCTGACATTCTTTCTATAGATGAAGCAAAGACAGAAATATTAAAGGAAATAAGGAGAAAAAGAAATGTTTAA
- a CDS encoding energy-coupling factor transporter transmembrane component T family protein: MFKNLTIGQHYPVESPVHNLDPRAKIIMTFIFIISLFLIDSFTTYLFVIVFLAIAISISKVPIKFVIKGLRPILLIIVITFIINLLMTPGKIIYEFGFIKITEEGLRQAGFMAIRLTLLIMGTSLLTLTTSPIILTDGIESLLSPFKRFGLPAHELAMMMTIALRFIPTLMEETEKIMKAQKSRGADFESGNIINRAKNLVPLLVPLFISAFRRADELAMAMEARCYRGGENRTRMRQLKIGKADVVASFIFGIYLATIIVSRVW; the protein is encoded by the coding sequence ATGTTTAAAAATTTAACAATAGGGCAGCATTATCCCGTTGAATCCCCTGTGCATAACCTTGACCCAAGGGCTAAAATTATTATGACATTCATATTTATAATATCCTTATTTCTAATAGATAGCTTTACTACTTACTTATTTGTTATAGTATTTTTAGCTATAGCAATTAGTATTTCAAAAGTACCTATCAAATTTGTAATAAAAGGGTTAAGACCTATTTTGTTGATAATCGTAATTACCTTTATTATAAATTTGTTAATGACTCCAGGTAAAATAATATATGAATTTGGCTTTATAAAAATTACAGAAGAAGGTCTTAGGCAAGCAGGTTTCATGGCTATAAGACTTACGCTTCTTATTATGGGAACTTCTCTTCTTACACTTACTACATCACCAATTATATTGACTGATGGTATTGAGAGTTTATTAAGTCCTTTTAAGAGATTTGGATTACCAGCTCATGAGTTGGCAATGATGATGACTATAGCCCTTAGATTTATACCAACATTAATGGAAGAAACAGAGAAAATTATGAAGGCACAAAAATCTAGAGGTGCTGATTTCGAAAGCGGTAATATTATTAATAGAGCAAAAAATCTTGTTCCATTATTAGTTCCTTTGTTCATAAGTGCCTTTAGACGAGCCGATGAACTTGCAATGGCAATGGAAGCTAGATGTTATAGAGGTGGGGAAAATAGAACCCGCATGAGACAGTTAAAGATAGGAAAGGCAGATGTTGTTGCATCTTTTATTTTTGGAATTTATCTTGCAACAATAATCGTATCAAGAGTATGGTAA
- the truA gene encoding tRNA pseudouridine(38-40) synthase TruA, with amino-acid sequence MVRNFKLTIAYEGTNYHGWQSQLNKPTIQKTIEEAISVVTKQKIDLIGSGRTDKGVHALGQVANFIADTNIEDNKVKIAINSNLPKDIRIVQSEEVSLDFHSRFDAHNKTYIYNIYNDRVSSPFYSNYSYFVPYVLDFKIMEKASRIFVGTHDFKGFMATGSDVKTTVRTIYKANIEREGKILRFYITGNGFLYNMVRIMVGTLIDIGKGKKEIECIEKAFNEKDRSILGQTARPEGLFLKEVSY; translated from the coding sequence ATGGTAAGAAATTTTAAATTAACTATTGCTTATGAAGGCACAAACTATCATGGATGGCAGAGCCAATTAAATAAGCCTACAATACAAAAAACTATAGAAGAGGCAATTAGCGTCGTGACTAAACAAAAAATTGATTTAATAGGCTCTGGTCGTACGGATAAAGGTGTTCATGCTCTAGGTCAGGTGGCAAACTTTATTGCGGATACAAATATTGAGGATAATAAAGTTAAAATCGCTATAAATTCTAATTTACCTAAAGATATAAGAATTGTACAATCAGAGGAGGTCTCATTAGACTTTCATTCTAGGTTTGATGCTCACAATAAAACTTATATATATAACATTTATAACGATAGGGTTAGTAGTCCTTTTTATTCTAATTATTCATACTTTGTTCCATATGTTCTTGATTTCAAAATAATGGAAAAAGCTTCTAGGATTTTTGTTGGAACTCATGATTTTAAAGGATTCATGGCTACAGGTTCAGATGTTAAAACTACAGTTAGAACTATTTATAAAGCAAATATTGAAAGAGAAGGTAAAATTTTAAGATTTTATATTACTGGAAATGGATTTCTTTATAATATGGTAAGAATAATGGTTGGAACACTTATTGATATTGGTAAAGGGAAAAAAGAAATAGAGTGTATTGAAAAAGCATTCAATGAAAAAGACAGATCAATTCTTGGACAGACAGCAAGACCAGAGGGATTGTTCTTAAAAGAAGTAAGTTATTAA
- the rplM gene encoding 50S ribosomal protein L13 produces MKSFLAKPNEVQRAWYVIDAEGKTLGRLATEVAKLLRGKHKAIYTPHVDTGDYVIVVNADKVVLTGKKLDQKFYRHHSQYPGGLKETPYRNLFQTKPTQPVYLAVKGMLPKNSLGRQMLKKLKVYAGPEHNNQAQKPQVYEF; encoded by the coding sequence ATGAAAAGCTTCTTAGCTAAACCTAATGAAGTTCAAAGGGCATGGTATGTCATTGACGCAGAAGGTAAAACCTTAGGAAGACTTGCAACAGAAGTTGCTAAGCTTTTAAGAGGAAAACATAAAGCAATTTATACACCACATGTTGATACAGGAGACTATGTAATAGTCGTTAATGCTGATAAAGTTGTTTTAACAGGAAAAAAGTTAGATCAAAAATTCTATAGACATCACTCGCAATATCCAGGTGGTTTAAAGGAAACTCCTTATAGAAACTTGTTCCAAACTAAACCAACTCAACCAGTTTATCTAGCAGTTAAAGGAATGCTTCCTAAAAACAGTTTGGGAAGACAAATGTTAAAGAAACTAAAGGTTTATGCAGGACCAGAACACAACAATCAGGCTCAAAAGCCTCAAGTATACGAGTTTTAA
- the rpsI gene encoding 30S ribosomal protein S9 gives MDVQYRGTGRRKKAIARVRLVPGTGKINVNKRDLDDYLIYETLRVIVKEPLMITDTLGQYDVLVNVKGGGYTGQAGAIRHGISRALLEVDAELRPILKKAGFLTRDSRMKERKKYGLKKARKASQFSKR, from the coding sequence ATGGATGTACAATACAGAGGTACTGGAAGAAGAAAAAAAGCAATTGCAAGAGTTAGATTAGTTCCAGGTACTGGTAAAATAAATGTAAATAAAAGAGATTTAGATGATTATTTAATATATGAAACTTTAAGAGTTATAGTTAAAGAACCTTTAATGATAACTGATACACTTGGTCAATATGATGTATTAGTAAATGTTAAAGGTGGAGGATATACAGGTCAAGCAGGAGCAATTAGACATGGTATATCAAGAGCTTTATTAGAAGTTGATGCAGAACTTAGACCAATTCTTAAAAAAGCTGGATTCTTAACAAGAGATTCAAGAATGAAAGAAAGAAAGAAATACGGTCTTAAAAAAGCTAGAAAAGCATCTCAGTTCAGTAAGAGATAA
- a CDS encoding QueT transporter family protein yields the protein MKKNKIQFITRTALIAALYAALTYAFAWLGYEQVQFRVSEILVLFAFIEPKYGLGLILGCVLANLPSPLGLIDIVVGSFATLMAIMFIVSVRKLLGYNKKALIIASLGPVISNAILVGLELTYVFNTPFLWNAFYVAVGELVVVTIMGTVIVNSIMKKDILVEKIIMN from the coding sequence GTGAAAAAAAATAAAATACAATTTATAACACGTACTGCTCTTATAGCAGCATTATATGCAGCATTAACATATGCATTTGCATGGTTGGGCTATGAACAGGTACAATTTAGAGTATCAGAAATACTAGTACTGTTTGCTTTTATAGAACCAAAATATGGACTTGGGTTGATATTGGGATGTGTGTTGGCAAATCTACCTAGCCCTTTGGGATTAATTGACATTGTAGTAGGTTCATTCGCAACTTTAATGGCAATTATGTTTATTGTATCAGTAAGAAAGTTGTTGGGATATAATAAAAAAGCACTTATAATTGCGAGCTTAGGGCCTGTAATATCAAACGCTATATTGGTAGGTCTAGAGTTAACTTATGTATTTAATACCCCATTTTTGTGGAATGCATTTTATGTAGCGGTAGGCGAGTTAGTAGTAGTAACAATTATGGGCACAGTAATTGTTAACTCAATTATGAAAAAAGATATTTTAGTTGAAAAGATAATTATGAATTAA
- a CDS encoding SPFH domain-containing protein, which translates to MAIIDRVKFDGLSREWLVYRYPGESFVTGTQLIVGEGQVAVFVKGGQALDYFTAGTHTLSTNNIPLLQAFINIPFGGKTPFTAEVYFINKTAKLDINWGTADPIQLIDPKYNIKLRVRAFGQFGMKVDDYRVFLTELIGSLNPLEVVSYDKMINYFKGLLVMKTKALIAKNIINNKISALEISASIDDISGYCKSDIRDEFSRFGLNVVNFYIKSINFPDEDFAVINKILQDKAAFDIIGDQRYITKRSFDTIETAAGNESGLTGAFVGAGMGLGLGANVGNNFAGVGSVINTEAAQSSIKKCTCGSEFSEGTVFCSQCGKRLVPEKIKCSDCGSLLDVGSKFCTNCGLSLIKKIICPECESENENSAKFCHTCGKRLGE; encoded by the coding sequence ATGGCTATCATTGACAGAGTTAAATTTGATGGATTAAGTAGAGAATGGTTGGTTTATCGTTATCCTGGCGAATCATTTGTAACTGGAACACAACTTATAGTTGGAGAAGGACAGGTTGCTGTATTTGTTAAAGGTGGACAAGCCCTTGATTATTTCACTGCAGGCACTCATACTTTATCGACTAATAACATTCCATTATTACAGGCATTTATTAATATACCATTCGGAGGCAAAACTCCTTTTACTGCAGAGGTTTATTTTATAAATAAAACAGCAAAATTGGATATTAACTGGGGAACAGCTGATCCAATTCAATTGATTGATCCAAAGTATAACATAAAATTAAGGGTTAGAGCATTTGGACAATTTGGTATGAAAGTAGATGATTATAGAGTATTTTTGACTGAATTAATTGGATCATTAAATCCTTTAGAAGTAGTAAGTTATGACAAAATGATTAATTATTTTAAAGGATTATTGGTTATGAAAACTAAAGCCCTTATTGCAAAAAATATTATTAATAATAAAATCTCAGCACTTGAAATATCAGCTTCAATAGATGATATATCAGGTTATTGTAAATCCGACATACGCGATGAATTTAGCAGATTTGGATTAAATGTTGTTAATTTCTATATTAAATCTATTAATTTTCCTGATGAAGATTTTGCTGTAATAAATAAGATATTACAAGATAAAGCTGCTTTTGATATTATAGGTGATCAAAGATATATTACTAAGAGGTCATTTGATACTATTGAAACTGCGGCAGGTAACGAAAGCGGATTAACTGGAGCCTTTGTTGGAGCGGGAATGGGATTAGGTTTGGGAGCAAATGTAGGCAACAACTTTGCAGGAGTAGGATCAGTAATAAATACAGAAGCTGCTCAATCCTCTATAAAAAAATGCACTTGTGGGAGTGAATTTTCAGAAGGTACAGTCTTTTGTTCACAATGCGGAAAAAGATTAGTTCCTGAAAAAATCAAATGTAGCGATTGTGGATCACTATTAGATGTAGGTTCTAAGTTTTGCACTAATTGTGGTTTATCTTTAATTAAAAAAATAATATGTCCTGAGTGTGAGTCAGAAAATGAAAATAGCGCTAAGTTCTGTCATACATGTGGAAAAAGGTTGGGGGAATAA
- a CDS encoding TM2 domain-containing protein produces MEEVIVKNCSQCGAPLDVNLEACKYCGEPVPVQLKKNQQQQFQEPPINQQSSEYQQPPVYQQSYFNPNVKSKSKVTAGVLAILLGGLGVHKFYLGKIGLGILYILFCWTYVPALIGLIEGIIYLTSSEEKFYYKYVLKNK; encoded by the coding sequence ATGGAAGAGGTAATAGTTAAGAATTGCTCTCAATGTGGTGCTCCATTAGATGTTAATTTGGAAGCATGCAAATATTGTGGTGAACCGGTTCCTGTTCAACTGAAAAAGAACCAACAACAGCAATTTCAAGAACCACCAATAAATCAGCAATCATCAGAATATCAGCAACCACCAGTATATCAGCAATCATATTTTAATCCAAATGTAAAGTCGAAAAGTAAAGTTACCGCAGGTGTGTTAGCTATTCTACTTGGAGGATTAGGTGTTCATAAGTTTTACTTAGGTAAAATAGGTTTAGGAATATTATACATATTGTTTTGTTGGACATATGTTCCTGCATTAATAGGTTTAATAGAGGGAATAATTTATTTAACATCTTCTGAGGAAAAATTTTATTATAAGTATGTATTGAAGAATAAGTAA
- the upp gene encoding uracil phosphoribosyltransferase, with product MNKVTVVSHPLIQHKLTMLRDKNTSSKDFRELVREIAMLMCYEVTRNLPLRDIDIETPIIKTKGKVLAGEDIAIVPVLRAGLGMVDGMLDLIPNAKIGHIGLYRNEETLQPVEYYCKLPQDIGNRIVIITEPMLSTGGSMMGAISLLKKHGAKKIKSIHLVAAPEGLDVVTKAHPDVEIYTASIDEKYNDIGYIVPGLGDAGDRLFGTK from the coding sequence ATGAATAAAGTAACAGTAGTATCACACCCATTGATTCAGCACAAATTAACAATGCTGAGAGATAAGAACACATCTTCTAAGGATTTTAGAGAACTAGTAAGGGAAATCGCAATGTTAATGTGTTATGAAGTAACAAGAAACCTTCCACTTAGGGATATTGATATTGAAACACCTATTATTAAAACCAAAGGAAAAGTATTAGCTGGAGAAGACATAGCTATCGTACCAGTTCTAAGAGCAGGTCTTGGAATGGTAGATGGTATGCTTGACTTAATCCCAAATGCTAAAATAGGGCATATAGGTTTATACAGAAACGAAGAAACTTTACAACCAGTAGAATATTACTGCAAATTACCACAGGATATTGGAAACAGAATAGTAATCATTACTGAGCCAATGCTTTCAACAGGCGGTTCTATGATGGGTGCTATAAGTCTTCTTAAAAAACACGGAGCTAAAAAAATAAAGTCAATACATTTAGTAGCTGCTCCTGAAGGATTAGATGTTGTAACTAAAGCTCATCCAGATGTAGAAATTTATACTGCTTCTATAGATGAAAAATATAATGACATAGGCTATATTGTACCAGGACTAGGAGACGCAGGAGACAGACTATTCGGCACAAAGTAG